In Sphaerospermopsis torques-reginae ITEP-024, the genomic window ATCTCCCACAGAGATCACAGGTATTTGCTCATCAAATTCTGATAACCAATCTAACATTAATTTTATTTGTTTATTCCGTTTTTTATGTGAACCGGGATACCAAAAATAATGACCATTGCAAATAACAACAGATGTGTTATCATTTAACTGAAGCTGTGCATATTGGGCAATTCTTCCCTGATGTTCTAAATTCAATGCTGCGGTTTTTGTAATCGGAAACCGACTGAGAATAGCTAAACCAAAAGGTAAATCACTATTATTAACATCTTGAGGAACAGCTTTATAAATATAAGGAATATCTAACTTTTCAGCAATCCAAGCGGCGGTATCTTCTGTTAAACTTACTTCTTGTAAAGCAATGATATCAGGATTTTCTGCTTTTAAACCTGCAATCAATAAATCTCGTCTTTGTGTCCAATAATTCAATTTAAACAAAATATTAATGGTGATGATTTTCATGTTTTTAAAAACAAACAATAGTTATAGTTAGGTTGGATAATTGTTATCTAATAAATCTGTCAAGGTGTAAGGACATTTTTCTGGGAAAATATTTAAATCAGTTTTATGTTTCACAAAGTCAACCGCACTTTCATAAATATTATCTAAATCATCCTCTAACTTATTCCTTAAATTTGTGGTTAGATGATTATTTAAATCATATCTAAAGGTTTTAATTTCCCCGCTCCAATGACGATGGTTTCTTTCATATTCTACTTGCCAAAATTGTAGTAATAATAAATGAATGATTATTTGTCTTAAAAGACTTTTGACTTTAGCTAAATCTCTTGTACCCAAACTGATTAATTCCTCTATTAAGTTTTCTACATCAATTTCATTAAACTGTTTCTGTTTTAAGAGGTTAATAGTTGCTTCTAACCATAAATTTTCATCGGTTTCATAGAGTTGTTTTAAGTTGGTGGTAGTTGTCATATTGTTCTTTTCTACCTATATTTCATAATTTAATCATACACAATGACAAAATGATCAATCCAAAACTTTAAAATACTGTACATTTCCGCTAGTTTTGAGTTAAAAAAGAAACTATAGCTAACTAATCAAACTAACTTTCTTCCTCTTTTTACTGTCACCTGTCACCTGTCACCTGTCCCCAGAAATTATGAACATCACCAAAAACATCACGAATTGGTTAGAAACTCACGCATCTGCTCCCAGTTATGGCGGTTGGGTATTAGTCGGTATTGCTATTTGTTATTTAGGTGCTGCTATTAACACAATGGCGGGATGGTTATATGTAATTAGTGGCGTATGTTTGGCTTTATTAGGTGTATCAATATTCTTAGCACCGCGATCGCTCAAAAATCTCGTCGTCAAACGCTCCCCCATCCCACCTGTCACCGTTGGAGATGAACTCAACATTGAAATAGAAATTTATAATCCCACCCCAAAACCTGTAACTTTATTACAAGTTAGCGATATACTTCCCTTCGTTTTAGGCAAACCCATCAAAAATCCAATTGATACCATTGAAGCACAAAATAGTTATCGTTGGCAATACTACCAACCTACCCAACGCCGGGGATTATACAGATGGTATAAAGTAGAATTAGCTACAGGTGCGCCTTGGGGATTATTTTGGTGTCGTCGTCAAAGAGAAAGTAAAGCGATCGCCATAGTTTATCCTACAGTCTTACCCCTGACCAATTGTCCATTAGTGGATGAAATTGGCCAAGACGACAGCGAAAGAAACGATCCGCGAGGAAAACCCTTACAATTAGCAACATCAGGATTAGTGCGATCGCTGCGTCCTTATCGTATCA contains:
- a CDS encoding DUF29 domain-containing protein, whose amino-acid sequence is MTTTTNLKQLYETDENLWLEATINLLKQKQFNEIDVENLIEELISLGTRDLAKVKSLLRQIIIHLLLLQFWQVEYERNHRHWSGEIKTFRYDLNNHLTTNLRNKLEDDLDNIYESAVDFVKHKTDLNIFPEKCPYTLTDLLDNNYPT
- a CDS encoding endonuclease/exonuclease/phosphatase family protein; translation: MKIITINILFKLNYWTQRRDLLIAGLKAENPDIIALQEVSLTEDTAAWIAEKLDIPYIYKAVPQDVNNSDLPFGLAILSRFPITKTAALNLEHQGRIAQYAQLQLNDNTSVVICNGHYFWYPGSHKKRNKQIKLMLDWLSEFDEQIPVISVGDFNGTPDSSGIKMIKERYRSAYEVYHGTDPEYTCPTMLDQISWKKRIRQFWRTLIFNRSWKPWKGTLDYIFINQRLQVRDCRVILNQPAANNRYIYPSDHFGIVADLEIV
- a CDS encoding DUF58 domain-containing protein translates to MNITKNITNWLETHASAPSYGGWVLVGIAICYLGAAINTMAGWLYVISGVCLALLGVSIFLAPRSLKNLVVKRSPIPPVTVGDELNIEIEIYNPTPKPVTLLQVSDILPFVLGKPIKNPIDTIEAQNSYRWQYYQPTQRRGLYRWYKVELATGAPWGLFWCRRQRESKAIAIVYPTVLPLTNCPLVDEIGQDDSERNDPRGKPLQLATSGLVRSLRPYRISDPTRLIHWRTSARYGELRVRELEIITGGQEVIIALDTAAKWEEEQFEQAVIAAASLYFYAQRQKLQVQLWTAATGVVKGDTIILETLAATNPLEDANTPPENNPLIWLTQDPLTISKLPQGSRWVLWENANSTPEHNVINGDYPGIILQSEQELQLQLQKPLSY